In Desulfovibrio psychrotolerans, a single window of DNA contains:
- a CDS encoding 2-amino-3,7-dideoxy-D-threo-hept-6-ulosonate synthase, whose translation MLLGKSVRLERIFNRNTGRTIIVPMDHGVTVGPIYGLLDLPGTVNKVAEGGANAVLMHKGLPRCTHRGYGKDVGLIVHLSASTSIATLPNAKSLVGTVEDALRLGADAVSVHVNLGDETERYMLEDLGKVTSRAVEWGMPVLAMMYARGPKVQNEFDPAIIAHCARVGMELGADVVKVNYTGDMDSFAYVCEACCVPLVIAGGPKMDSDRALVEMVHDSVKAGGAGLSMGRNVFQHARPDLLVAALHGVVHSEWTVDKAMAVLEAN comes from the coding sequence ATGTTGCTTGGCAAAAGCGTCCGGCTGGAACGCATTTTCAACCGCAACACAGGCAGGACCATCATCGTGCCCATGGATCACGGCGTAACGGTGGGGCCCATTTACGGGCTGCTTGACCTGCCCGGCACCGTGAACAAGGTGGCGGAAGGCGGAGCCAATGCCGTGCTCATGCATAAGGGGCTGCCCCGTTGCACGCACCGTGGCTACGGCAAGGATGTGGGGCTTATCGTGCATCTTTCTGCAAGCACGTCCATTGCCACGTTGCCCAACGCCAAGTCGCTGGTGGGCACGGTGGAAGACGCCCTGCGCCTTGGTGCGGACGCTGTTTCCGTGCATGTGAATCTGGGCGATGAAACGGAACGCTACATGCTGGAGGATCTGGGCAAGGTGACCTCGCGCGCGGTGGAGTGGGGTATGCCTGTGCTGGCCATGATGTATGCGCGCGGACCCAAGGTGCAGAACGAGTTTGATCCCGCCATTATAGCCCACTGCGCGCGGGTGGGCATGGAGCTTGGGGCGGATGTTGTGAAAGTGAATTATACTGGTGATATGGACTCTTTTGCCTACGTGTGCGAAGCTTGCTGCGTGCCGCTGGTTATTGCGGGCGGTCCCAAAATGGATTCGGACCGCGCGCTGGTAGAAATGGTGCACGATTCCGTCAAGGCAGGCGGGGCGGGGCTTTCTATGGGCCGCAACGTGTTTCAGCATGCCCGGCCCGACCTTCTGGTCGCCGCCCTGCACGGCGTGGTACACAGTGAATGGACCGTGGACAAAGCCATGGCAGTGCTGGAAGCGAACTAG
- the cbiR gene encoding cobamide remodeling phosphodiesterase CbiR: MLETHTPYGDVLSMTGGIKNGFPVLRERTIAAPSWVVPDTLAANCRFLAGRVDEVGLLFFETKACLAYTRQDLPPDLAGLPLAWHVHLPLDLPWHDPEETARVCLALMDKVAFLGARRAVLHPPQPCRMSQEAAGGNSGGRAEFSGSAEAGKACAGGMCSDTVAAGEESAAAFAARSGRALEIFARLWRGTGRDTRDCLLENVRGADLTDVWPVIEAQDYGVCLDTGHVLSYGQHGLLGMPGLRERLRMVHLNAPGVVNQGGASSSAGQASQAGPAGAASQAGQDDRGSKAVAGTGKHLPLTALSDGWFEAVAAMLRLADPEAVLMMELFDWAGVAASIPVAEQMLCPRHGDET, translated from the coding sequence ATGCTTGAAACGCATACGCCGTATGGGGATGTGCTGTCAATGACCGGAGGCATCAAGAACGGTTTTCCGGTGCTGCGGGAACGTACCATTGCCGCGCCCTCGTGGGTGGTGCCCGACACGCTTGCCGCCAACTGCCGCTTTCTGGCGGGCAGGGTGGACGAAGTGGGGCTGCTGTTTTTTGAGACAAAGGCCTGCCTTGCCTACACACGGCAGGATCTGCCGCCTGATCTGGCGGGCCTGCCTCTTGCATGGCATGTGCACCTGCCGCTGGACCTGCCGTGGCACGACCCGGAAGAGACGGCGCGTGTGTGCCTTGCTCTTATGGACAAGGTGGCCTTTCTGGGGGCGCGGCGTGCGGTGCTGCACCCCCCGCAGCCTTGCCGCATGTCGCAGGAAGCGGCGGGCGGAAACAGCGGGGGGAGGGCGGAATTTTCTGGAAGCGCCGAGGCCGGAAAGGCTTGTGCCGGGGGGATGTGTTCCGACACAGTTGCAGCGGGGGAGGAATCTGCCGCTGCCTTTGCCGCCCGCAGCGGCAGGGCACTGGAGATATTCGCCCGGCTCTGGCGCGGGACGGGGCGTGATACGCGAGACTGCCTGCTGGAAAATGTGCGGGGTGCCGACCTTACCGATGTATGGCCCGTCATAGAGGCGCAGGACTACGGCGTATGCCTGGACACCGGGCATGTGCTGTCCTACGGTCAGCATGGGCTGCTGGGTATGCCTGGCTTGCGGGAGCGGCTGCGCATGGTGCATCTTAACGCGCCCGGCGTGGTCAATCAGGGTGGGGCCTCAAGCTCGGCAGGTCAGGCAAGCCAGGCAGGCCCGGCAGGTGCGGCAAGTCAGGCTGGTCAAGATGATCGGGGGAGCAAGGCCGTTGCGGGCACGGGCAAACATCTGCCCCTTACCGCCCTTTCGGACGGGTGGTTTGAGGCGGTGGCAGCCATGCTGCGCCTTGCGGACCCGGAAGCGGTGCTGATGATGGAACTTTTTGACTGGGCGGGGGTTGCCGCCTCGATACCCGTGGCGGAGCAGATGCTGTGCCCGCGGCATGGAGACGAGACATGA
- a CDS encoding DHH family phosphoesterase, with protein MSYFRKLEPGLSNLMELFSRDERWLIVVNADPDAMASAMALKRIMIHRVADVGIARVNEVTRPDNLAMIRYLRIPMMKLTPAVIAQYDRFALVDSQPHHHPLFKEMHFSVVFDHHPLSAEHPVVVDFKDIKPEYGANSSLMTEYLYNLGIRPGNRLATALVYGIKTDTNSFEREFCDIDVRAFRYLSKLSSQLLLSRISRSEYHFGWLDYFARGVSSMHKVRTGYFTYIGEVPNPDALVVIADFFMRVHEIRWIAVAGVSEDKLVIIFRGDGVTRDLGRFASMQFGQVGSAGGHKAMARAEIPLEKLEGKDAEMYVFKRLLMPRQRTRQEKAAPDLKSDPEQKSDLEKKSGPEQKSGTNQKSPPESTSVPAMKSGSDQRSGEK; from the coding sequence ATGTCCTATTTCAGAAAGCTGGAACCGGGTCTGTCCAATCTTATGGAGCTGTTTTCCCGCGATGAACGCTGGCTCATCGTGGTAAACGCCGACCCGGATGCCATGGCCTCTGCCATGGCGCTTAAGCGCATCATGATCCACCGCGTGGCGGACGTGGGCATAGCCCGCGTGAACGAGGTGACAAGGCCCGACAATCTGGCCATGATCCGGTATCTGCGCATTCCCATGATGAAGCTTACGCCTGCCGTTATCGCGCAGTATGACAGGTTTGCGCTGGTGGATTCGCAGCCGCACCATCACCCCCTGTTCAAGGAAATGCACTTTTCCGTGGTCTTCGACCACCATCCTCTTTCGGCGGAGCATCCCGTGGTGGTGGATTTCAAGGACATTAAGCCCGAGTACGGGGCCAACTCGTCGCTTATGACGGAGTATCTGTACAATCTGGGCATACGTCCGGGAAACCGCCTCGCCACCGCGCTGGTCTACGGTATAAAGACCGACACCAACAGCTTTGAACGGGAGTTCTGCGATATCGATGTGCGGGCTTTCCGTTACCTTTCCAAGCTTTCCAGCCAGTTGCTGCTCTCGCGCATCTCCCGCAGCGAATATCATTTCGGCTGGCTGGACTACTTTGCCCGGGGTGTTTCCAGCATGCACAAGGTGCGCACGGGGTACTTTACCTACATAGGCGAGGTGCCCAACCCGGACGCGCTGGTGGTTATTGCCGACTTTTTCATGCGGGTGCATGAAATACGCTGGATAGCCGTTGCCGGAGTCAGCGAGGACAAGCTGGTCATCATCTTCCGGGGAGACGGCGTAACCCGCGACCTGGGAAGGTTCGCCAGCATGCAGTTCGGTCAGGTGGGTTCTGCGGGCGGGCACAAGGCTATGGCGCGCGCGGAGATTCCGCTGGAGAAGCTGGAGGGCAAGGACGCGGAGATGTATGTATTCAAGCGGCTGCTTATGCCGCGTCAGCGGACCCGGCAGGAAAAGGCTGCGCCGGACCTGAAGTCCGATCCGGAACAGAAGTCCGATTTGGAAAAGAAGTCTGGTCCGGAACAAAAATCCGGTACGAACCAAAAGAGCCCGCCGGAGAGTACGTCTGTGCCAGCCATGAAGTCAGGCTCGGACCAGAGGAGCGGGGAGAAGTAA
- a CDS encoding 3-dehydroquinate synthase II family protein, whose product MKKVLFKSVPFNKDHITLALESGVDAIIVAQEDVEKVRSLARCTVLAQDAMPVIAFASKKDEEEAVSRLAKGEDVVIARGWEIIPIENLLAQSDNVTVEVATLDEAKLAAGILERGVNAVVVLPEGAEELKRIVAELKLSQGRLELVPATVTAVEHAGLGHRVCVDTMSVMKTGQGMLVGNSSAFTFLVHAETERNEYVAARPFRVNAGAVHAYVVMPGDRTTYLEELAAGEEVLIVGHDGSTALATVGRCKVEVRPMLLIKARVGGTEGAVFLQNAETIRVVRRDGSPVSVVALKEGDEILVRTDAAGRHFGMRIQEDIKEG is encoded by the coding sequence ATGAAAAAGGTATTGTTCAAGAGCGTCCCGTTCAACAAGGACCACATCACACTGGCGCTGGAATCCGGCGTGGACGCCATTATCGTGGCGCAGGAAGACGTGGAGAAGGTGCGCTCGCTGGCACGTTGCACCGTGCTGGCGCAGGACGCCATGCCCGTTATCGCCTTTGCCTCCAAGAAGGATGAGGAAGAGGCTGTGAGCCGCCTTGCAAAGGGCGAGGATGTGGTCATTGCGCGCGGGTGGGAGATTATTCCCATAGAAAACCTGCTGGCGCAGTCGGACAATGTGACCGTGGAAGTGGCAACGCTGGACGAGGCAAAGCTGGCGGCGGGAATTCTTGAACGCGGGGTGAACGCCGTGGTGGTTCTCCCGGAAGGCGCGGAGGAGCTGAAGCGTATCGTGGCGGAACTCAAACTCTCTCAGGGCAGGCTGGAACTGGTGCCCGCGACCGTTACGGCGGTGGAGCACGCGGGGCTTGGTCACCGTGTCTGCGTGGACACCATGTCGGTGATGAAGACCGGGCAGGGCATGCTGGTGGGCAACTCCAGCGCGTTTACCTTTCTTGTTCATGCCGAAACGGAGCGCAACGAATATGTCGCGGCGCGTCCTTTCCGCGTGAACGCCGGCGCCGTGCACGCCTATGTAGTCATGCCCGGCGACAGGACCACCTATCTGGAGGAACTGGCGGCGGGCGAAGAGGTGCTCATTGTGGGGCACGACGGTTCCACCGCCCTTGCCACCGTAGGTCGCTGCAAGGTGGAGGTGCGCCCCATGCTGCTTATCAAGGCGCGGGTGGGCGGAACGGAAGGGGCCGTATTCCTGCAGAATGCGGAAACCATCCGTGTGGTGCGCCGTGACGGTTCGCCCGTGAGCGTGGTTGCCCTGAAGGAAGGGGATGAGATACTTGTGCGCACCGATGCGGCAGGACGCCATTTCGGCATGCGCATCCAAGAAGACATCAAGGAAGGCTAG
- a CDS encoding 2-amino-3,7-dideoxy-D-threo-hept-6-ulosonate synthase has protein sequence MHIGKKIRIERIFNRLTGRTIIVPLDHGVTVGPIEGLVDMRETVNSIAEGGVDAVLMHKGLVRCGHREGGKDVGLIVHLSSSTSMSPTPNAKSLTSSVEDAIKHGADGVSVHVNLGDETERDMLADLGRVAAVAADWGMPLLAMMYARGPKIQNQFDPTVVAHCARVAVELGADIVKVPYTGDMDSFSRVVDSTCVPVVIAGGPKMDSTRDFIQMVHDSVRAGGAGLSVGRNIFQHKRTPQLVKALRGVVHEDWDVEQAIAIVGED, from the coding sequence ATGCATATCGGCAAGAAGATTCGCATCGAGCGTATATTCAACCGGCTCACCGGGCGCACCATCATTGTACCGCTTGACCACGGCGTGACCGTAGGCCCCATTGAAGGCCTTGTAGACATGCGCGAGACCGTGAACAGTATAGCGGAAGGCGGCGTGGATGCCGTGCTCATGCACAAGGGACTGGTGCGCTGCGGACACCGTGAAGGCGGCAAGGACGTGGGTCTTATTGTGCATCTTTCCAGCTCCACCTCCATGTCTCCCACGCCCAACGCCAAGTCGCTTACCTCCTCGGTGGAAGACGCCATAAAGCATGGTGCGGACGGTGTTTCCGTGCATGTGAACCTGGGCGATGAGACTGAACGCGATATGCTGGCCGACCTGGGACGCGTGGCTGCCGTGGCGGCGGACTGGGGCATGCCGTTGCTGGCTATGATGTATGCGCGCGGACCCAAGATTCAGAACCAGTTCGACCCCACCGTGGTTGCCCACTGCGCCCGCGTGGCCGTGGAACTGGGGGCGGATATCGTGAAGGTGCCCTATACCGGCGACATGGATTCCTTCTCCCGCGTGGTGGATTCCACCTGTGTGCCCGTGGTTATAGCGGGTGGTCCCAAGATGGATTCCACCAGAGACTTCATACAGATGGTACACGATTCCGTGCGCGCGGGCGGTGCGGGGCTTTCCGTGGGCCGCAATATCTTCCAGCACAAACGCACCCCGCAGTTGGTGAAAGCCCTGCGCGGCGTGGTGCACGAAGATTGGGATGTAGAACAAGCCATTGCCATTGTTGGCGAAGATTAA
- the pheA gene encoding prephenate dehydratase, with protein sequence MPDRTDRTDENPRMQEVRQEIDATDRDILELLNRRASLSLEVGQLKRGSRDVIFKPFREKEVMENLRRHNAGPIPFEHLRSIYREVFSSSRALQRPQRVAYLGPEGTFSYFAGVEYLGKAVEYLPQKNLHEVFRAVHSRECELGVIPLENSLEGTVGQSLDLFMDFELYIQAELYCRISHSLLTRERELAEITTVYSHPQPLGQCGGWLRANLPNARIVPTESTAAAARRVCDEKGAAAIGHGKLAELLDLNILARGIENLPDNWTRFVIVGPQPSDGEGRDKTSMLFSLPDKPGSLVSVLNVMAVEGLNMKKLESRPMRGEKWRYVFFVDVESDLAREEYAALLDEIRGHCQSLRILGSYPTGPYIDVSAGTEDKGAQAAAPNTMDTPDTPGTPDTHANVAPNAQRQG encoded by the coding sequence ATGCCCGACAGGACGGACAGGACGGACGAGAATCCACGCATGCAGGAAGTGCGGCAGGAGATAGACGCCACAGACCGCGATATTCTGGAGCTGCTTAACCGCCGCGCCTCGCTGAGTCTGGAGGTGGGCCAGCTTAAACGGGGCTCGCGCGACGTGATCTTCAAGCCCTTCCGCGAGAAAGAGGTTATGGAGAACCTGCGCCGTCATAACGCCGGGCCCATTCCTTTTGAGCATCTGCGCTCCATCTACCGGGAGGTGTTCTCTTCCTCCCGCGCATTGCAGCGTCCGCAGCGGGTGGCCTATCTGGGGCCGGAGGGCACCTTCTCGTACTTTGCCGGGGTGGAATATCTGGGCAAGGCCGTGGAATACCTGCCGCAGAAGAACCTGCACGAGGTGTTCCGGGCCGTGCATTCCCGCGAGTGCGAACTGGGTGTCATTCCGCTGGAGAATTCGCTTGAGGGCACGGTGGGCCAGAGTCTGGACCTGTTCATGGATTTTGAGCTGTACATTCAGGCCGAACTGTACTGCCGCATAAGCCACAGCCTGCTCACCCGCGAGCGCGAACTGGCAGAGATAACCACCGTTTACTCCCACCCGCAGCCCCTTGGGCAGTGCGGGGGCTGGCTCAGGGCCAATCTGCCCAATGCGCGCATTGTGCCCACGGAGAGTACGGCCGCAGCCGCCCGCCGCGTGTGCGACGAAAAGGGAGCCGCCGCCATAGGGCACGGCAAGCTTGCCGAACTGCTGGACCTGAACATTCTGGCCCGGGGCATAGAGAACCTGCCGGACAACTGGACGCGTTTTGTCATTGTGGGGCCGCAGCCCTCGGACGGAGAGGGGCGCGACAAGACATCCATGCTCTTTTCACTGCCGGACAAGCCGGGTTCGCTGGTAAGCGTGCTCAATGTCATGGCGGTGGAGGGGCTGAACATGAAGAAGCTGGAATCGCGGCCCATGCGCGGCGAAAAGTGGCGCTACGTGTTCTTTGTGGACGTGGAGAGCGATCTGGCCCGCGAAGAATATGCCGCCCTGCTGGACGAGATACGCGGCCACTGCCAGAGCCTGCGTATTCTGGGCAGCTATCCCACCGGCCCGTATATAGATGTTTCCGCCGGGACAGAAGACAAGGGCGCGCAGGCTGCTGCCCCGAATACCATGGACACACCGGATACGCCGGGCACGCCGGACACACATGCGAACGTTGCGCCGAACGCGCAACGACAAGGATAA
- a CDS encoding ammonium transporter: MFSTTLTSLRTLRKLLPAAGGAAALTLVLATSALAEDAPEMLTQQNANILWTLIAAILVMFMQAGFAMVECGFTRAKNAGNILMKNFVDFAAGSLIFFLIGFAFMFGTDAGGFIGLSGFGLSGVNATTDDGMWTLTFWFFQSVFAATAATIVSGGIAERTKFPAYILVSILVTGFIYPISGHWAWGGLNGNAGWLEGLGFADFAGSTVVHSVGGWVALAGAIILGPRTGKYAPDGTPKAIPGHNIPMAALGVLILWFGWFGFNAGSTTTADGTIGYIALNTSLAACAGTVAAMLTVWARFGKPEASMTMNGSLAGLVGITAGCYEVSPVGAIIIGLLSGVVVVLSIEFIDKKLKIDDPVGAVSVHGVCGVLGTVAVGLFASPDFGSISGLFYGGGFGQTMTQIIGAGAVFVWAFGMGYVAFSAVKLIMGLRVSREEEMKGLDICEHGSESYNGFQIYTVE; the protein is encoded by the coding sequence ATGTTTTCAACCACGCTCACTTCGTTGCGTACACTGAGGAAGCTGCTTCCCGCTGCGGGCGGTGCGGCAGCGCTTACGCTGGTTCTTGCCACCTCCGCGCTGGCAGAAGACGCCCCCGAAATGCTCACCCAGCAGAACGCCAACATCCTGTGGACACTGATCGCTGCCATTCTGGTCATGTTCATGCAGGCGGGCTTTGCCATGGTGGAATGCGGCTTCACCCGCGCCAAGAACGCGGGGAACATTCTCATGAAGAACTTCGTGGACTTTGCCGCTGGTTCGCTCATCTTCTTTCTCATCGGTTTCGCCTTCATGTTCGGCACCGATGCGGGCGGATTCATCGGCCTCAGCGGGTTCGGTCTCAGCGGTGTGAACGCCACCACCGATGACGGCATGTGGACGCTGACCTTCTGGTTCTTCCAGTCCGTGTTCGCCGCCACCGCCGCCACCATCGTTTCCGGCGGCATTGCGGAACGCACCAAATTTCCGGCCTACATCCTCGTCAGCATTCTGGTAACGGGTTTCATCTACCCCATTTCCGGCCACTGGGCATGGGGCGGCCTGAACGGCAACGCCGGCTGGCTTGAAGGTCTGGGCTTTGCAGACTTTGCAGGCTCCACCGTGGTACACTCCGTGGGCGGCTGGGTAGCCCTTGCCGGTGCCATAATCCTTGGCCCCCGTACCGGAAAGTACGCACCGGACGGCACCCCCAAGGCCATTCCCGGTCACAACATCCCCATGGCCGCCCTTGGCGTGCTGATTCTGTGGTTCGGCTGGTTCGGCTTTAACGCAGGCTCCACCACCACGGCCGACGGCACCATAGGCTACATCGCCCTGAACACCAGCCTTGCCGCCTGCGCGGGCACCGTGGCCGCCATGCTCACCGTGTGGGCCCGGTTCGGCAAGCCTGAAGCTTCCATGACCATGAACGGCTCTCTGGCCGGTCTGGTGGGCATTACCGCAGGCTGCTACGAAGTTTCCCCCGTGGGTGCCATCATCATCGGCCTTCTCAGCGGCGTGGTCGTGGTGCTCTCCATCGAATTCATCGACAAGAAGCTGAAGATTGACGATCCGGTGGGCGCAGTTTCCGTACACGGCGTGTGCGGCGTGCTGGGCACCGTGGCCGTGGGCCTGTTCGCATCGCCCGATTTCGGCAGCATCTCCGGCCTGTTCTACGGCGGCGGATTCGGGCAGACCATGACACAGATCATCGGCGCAGGCGCGGTCTTTGTCTGGGCATTCGGTATGGGCTATGTCGCCTTCTCCGCGGTCAAGCTCATCATGGGCCTGCGCGTCTCCCGCGAGGAAGAGATGAAGGGTCTGGATATCTGCGAGCACGGCTCCGAGTCTTACAACGGCTTCCAGATCTACACCGTGGAATAG
- a CDS encoding bifunctional adenosylcobinamide kinase/adenosylcobinamide-phosphate guanylyltransferase, which produces MIRLVLGGDKSGKSAYGLAVFGQGPQPGVLLATGQAQDFSFRSQILDHRTARMPEIPVRETGAALVPALEEAAKQAGSILVDSLDFWMFACSGREAESAAELTECLARLPRHVHITLVSCEAGLGAIPASAEVRAFVRGLGALNQAVAAVSDEVCLVMAGLPLYLKRS; this is translated from the coding sequence ATGATACGGCTGGTGCTGGGGGGCGACAAATCAGGCAAGTCTGCCTACGGGCTTGCCGTGTTCGGGCAGGGGCCGCAGCCGGGGGTGCTGCTTGCCACCGGACAGGCGCAGGATTTTTCCTTCCGAAGCCAGATTCTGGACCATCGCACGGCCCGCATGCCGGAAATTCCCGTACGCGAAACCGGTGCGGCACTGGTGCCTGCACTGGAAGAGGCGGCGAAGCAGGCGGGCAGCATTCTGGTGGACAGTTTGGACTTCTGGATGTTCGCCTGCAGCGGACGCGAGGCGGAATCCGCCGCCGAACTCACGGAATGTCTTGCGCGTCTGCCGCGTCATGTTCATATTACATTGGTGTCCTGTGAAGCCGGTTTGGGGGCTATTCCGGCCAGTGCCGAGGTGCGCGCGTTTGTGCGCGGGCTGGGCGCACTCAATCAGGCGGTTGCGGCCGTGAGCGACGAGGTGTGCCTTGTTATGGCCGGGCTGCCCCTGTACCTGAAGAGGTCTTGA
- a CDS encoding EAL domain-containing protein: MSHSLDIEAIIAHRRLVAHFQPLVSARRGMVIGFEALSRGLSDTDNATITPDTLFALASRQGMSLQLDRACRETAFAAFAAMHAAHPEALLFLNVDASVLTEAVVGSGHIESLAQRHGVPAANVVLEIIESQVQDTAALMRFIRRYRERGFLIALDDVGAGHSNLERIASIKPEVIKIDRYLISNIHNEFHKQEVVKALSALARRIGAMTVAEGVECREEALCLMDAGADVLQGFHFARPALPHRIQDVTEPLRSIIAAYKEHSLERYEHMKRSNEEFQELVGRTREHLRGYPMADFTHALLEHLLAFPQLECAYVLSEEGTQITDTVCNPFSIQENKRFIYQPARRGTDHSLKEYFLPIQSGVDTCMTQPYISQASGNRCITLAARCISADGVACVLCLDVMQEEHALPLFIREELANACC, translated from the coding sequence ATGAGCCACTCTCTCGACATAGAAGCCATTATCGCGCACAGGCGGCTTGTCGCCCACTTCCAGCCCCTTGTCTCCGCACGGCGGGGCATGGTCATCGGATTCGAGGCACTGAGCCGGGGGCTGAGCGATACAGATAACGCCACCATCACCCCCGACACGTTGTTCGCGCTCGCCTCCAGACAGGGCATGAGCCTGCAGCTGGACCGTGCCTGCCGCGAAACCGCCTTTGCCGCCTTTGCCGCAATGCATGCCGCACACCCGGAAGCGCTGCTTTTCCTCAATGTAGACGCCTCTGTGCTGACCGAGGCCGTAGTGGGTTCCGGACACATAGAATCCCTTGCGCAACGCCACGGCGTGCCCGCCGCCAATGTGGTGCTGGAGATCATAGAATCGCAGGTGCAGGATACGGCTGCGCTCATGCGTTTCATCCGCCGCTACCGCGAGCGGGGCTTTCTCATCGCGCTGGACGACGTGGGCGCGGGGCATTCCAATCTGGAACGCATTGCCTCCATCAAGCCGGAGGTCATCAAGATTGACCGCTACCTCATCAGCAACATCCACAATGAATTCCACAAACAGGAAGTGGTGAAGGCCCTTTCTGCTCTGGCAAGACGCATAGGTGCCATGACCGTTGCCGAAGGGGTGGAATGCCGGGAAGAAGCCCTGTGCCTGATGGATGCAGGTGCAGACGTGCTGCAGGGATTCCATTTTGCCCGTCCTGCACTTCCGCACCGGATACAGGATGTTACAGAGCCGCTGCGGAGCATTATTGCCGCCTACAAGGAGCATTCGCTGGAACGCTACGAACACATGAAGCGGAGCAATGAAGAATTTCAGGAACTGGTGGGCAGAACGCGCGAGCATCTGCGCGGCTATCCCATGGCCGATTTCACGCACGCGCTGCTGGAACACCTGCTGGCCTTTCCCCAGCTGGAATGCGCCTATGTGCTGAGCGAAGAGGGTACGCAGATTACCGACACGGTATGCAACCCGTTCAGCATTCAGGAAAACAAGCGGTTCATCTACCAGCCTGCGCGCCGGGGCACGGACCATTCCCTTAAGGAATACTTCCTGCCCATACAGTCCGGGGTGGATACCTGCATGACGCAGCCCTACATCTCGCAGGCTTCCGGCAACCGCTGCATCACCTTGGCCGCCCGCTGCATCAGTGCAGACGGCGTGGCGTGCGTGCTATGCTTGGACGTGATGCAGGAGGAGCACGCGTTGCCCCTGTTCATACGGGAAGAGTTGGCAAATGCCTGCTGCTGA
- a CDS encoding P-II family nitrogen regulator: MKLIIAYIRPEMLTLVKQALYSKGIYALSVTNILGSGQQKGFTETYRGVVMEVNLLKKVRLELGVQDDKLDDALAAIQSGAKTGKEGDGIIFVQDIVKTIRVRTGEVK; the protein is encoded by the coding sequence ATGAAACTCATCATCGCATACATTCGGCCGGAAATGCTCACCCTTGTGAAGCAGGCCCTCTACAGCAAAGGAATATACGCCCTTTCGGTCACCAACATTCTCGGCAGCGGCCAGCAGAAAGGGTTTACCGAAACCTACCGCGGCGTGGTCATGGAAGTGAACCTGCTCAAGAAAGTCCGCCTTGAACTGGGCGTGCAGGACGACAAACTCGACGACGCCCTTGCCGCCATCCAGTCCGGCGCAAAAACCGGCAAGGAAGGCGACGGCATCATCTTCGTGCAGGATATCGTAAAGACCATCCGGGTCCGCACGGGCGAAGTAAAATAA